In Prosthecochloris sp. GSB1, the following proteins share a genomic window:
- a CDS encoding DUF3593 domain-containing protein has protein sequence MLLSLPNWLIHISSSIEWGIAALLLYRYGTLIGRKDVRRFGLFMIPHWIGSWFVLAYHVSGDTIPLLLDLSETVNLFGSIFLLSASLGILKTIKTGSAEGIMASLGLLLIARPQSFMGEDVFDAILQISSVVYLCFLISLLVIRKRDPELFPGLMIFGFWFVLVFISVTVGFMYLSTELRAYPTLSHDDLLHGAAESLLTISNLLIVIGVHGRIKRMENRQAALRG, from the coding sequence ATGCTGCTTTCGCTGCCGAACTGGCTTATCCACATCTCGTCGTCGATTGAGTGGGGCATCGCCGCCCTTCTTCTGTACCGCTACGGGACACTGATCGGCAGAAAGGATGTCCGGCGCTTCGGGCTGTTCATGATCCCGCACTGGATCGGAAGCTGGTTCGTCCTTGCCTACCACGTCAGCGGAGACACAATCCCCCTGTTGCTCGATCTTTCCGAAACGGTCAATCTTTTCGGCAGCATATTCCTGCTTTCCGCATCCCTCGGAATCCTGAAAACCATAAAAACCGGCAGCGCGGAAGGCATCATGGCTTCACTCGGACTGCTCCTGATCGCGCGCCCTCAGTCGTTCATGGGTGAAGATGTTTTCGACGCGATCCTGCAGATTTCGAGCGTCGTCTACCTCTGCTTCCTCATCAGTCTGCTCGTCATCAGAAAACGCGACCCGGAACTGTTTCCCGGCCTGATGATTTTCGGTTTCTGGTTCGTGCTGGTATTCATCAGCGTGACGGTAGGCTTCATGTACCTCTCGACAGAACTGAGGGCTTACCCGACGCTGTCTCACGACGACCTGCTGCACGGCGCGGCCGAAAGCCTGCTGACGATCAGCAACCTCCTCATCGTGATCGGCGTTCATGGCAGAATAAAGCGGATGGAAAACCGACAGGCCGCTCTCAGGGGGTGA
- a CDS encoding geranylgeranyl diphosphate reductase, with product MRYDVAVIGGGPSGAVAAADLARSGISTVLIERNLENVKPCGGAIPLGLIEEFNIPEPLIEKKLSSMSVRSPKGRMISMEMPNGYVGMVRRERFDSYLRDKAKRYGSDVIEALVKDIASENGGYTIHLSKGLPPVEASFIIGADGANSRTAEALGFPANELQVIAMQQRFGYCDELKPYEELVEIWFDGEVSPDFYGWIFPKTDHIAIGTGTEFRKHNLRELQRRFVEKIGITETPYLDEAAKIPMKPRKSFTQQRAILVGDAAGLVTPANGEGIFFAMRSGRLGAEAMIERIKNDRPLRNYEKTFRKLYAQIFFGLQVLQSVYYKNDRVRESFVAICEDTDVQRITFDSYLYKKMIPAPWSVQMKIFMKNIYHLTKGS from the coding sequence ATGCGTTATGATGTGGCAGTCATCGGAGGCGGTCCTTCAGGAGCCGTCGCAGCGGCCGACCTGGCCAGGTCAGGCATTTCAACAGTCCTTATAGAACGGAACCTGGAAAACGTCAAACCCTGCGGCGGGGCCATACCCCTCGGACTCATAGAAGAGTTCAACATTCCCGAACCGCTGATCGAAAAAAAGCTTTCGAGCATGAGCGTCCGTTCGCCGAAAGGGCGCATGATCTCCATGGAAATGCCTAACGGCTACGTTGGAATGGTGCGAAGGGAACGTTTCGACAGTTACCTGCGCGACAAGGCGAAACGCTATGGATCGGACGTCATAGAAGCTCTCGTAAAGGACATTGCTTCCGAAAACGGCGGCTATACCATTCATCTATCGAAAGGCCTGCCACCGGTAGAGGCGTCGTTCATCATCGGAGCGGACGGGGCGAACTCCAGAACCGCGGAAGCGCTGGGGTTTCCGGCCAATGAATTGCAGGTTATCGCCATGCAACAGCGCTTTGGCTACTGCGACGAGCTGAAACCCTACGAGGAACTGGTGGAAATCTGGTTCGACGGCGAAGTCTCGCCCGACTTTTACGGCTGGATCTTTCCCAAAACCGACCATATCGCAATCGGCACAGGAACCGAGTTCCGCAAGCACAATCTCAGGGAGTTGCAACGCCGGTTCGTCGAAAAAATCGGCATAACGGAAACGCCATACCTCGACGAAGCCGCGAAAATCCCGATGAAACCCAGAAAATCCTTTACCCAGCAACGAGCCATACTCGTCGGCGACGCCGCGGGACTGGTCACGCCGGCAAACGGCGAGGGCATCTTCTTCGCAATGCGCTCGGGCAGGCTGGGCGCCGAAGCCATGATCGAACGGATAAAGAACGACCGGCCGCTTCGCAACTACGAGAAAACGTTCCGCAAACTCTATGCGCAGATCTTCTTCGGCCTGCAGGTGCTCCAGTCGGTCTATTACAAGAACGACCGTGTCCGGGAGAGTTTCGTTGCGATCTGCGAGGACACCGACGTACAACGGATCACCTTCGATTCCTACCTCTACAAGAAAATGATCCCCGCACCGTGGAGCGTGCAGATGAAAATCTTCATGAAAAACATTTACCACCTGACCAAGGGCTCCTGA
- a CDS encoding glycine--tRNA ligase: MNIPDQARVAHATLSPDKVMSKLVSLAKRRGFIFPSSEIYGGLSSCFDYGPLGSEMKKNVKDLWWTSMTRKHQNIVGIDASIMMNPTVWEASGHVSSFNDPMIDDRTTKRRYRADHLIENHIEKLRRDGREEDAHRVGASYERASEAENQNRAFYDIIITEEIKAPDTGSSDWTEVRQFNLMFQCNMGALADASGIVYLRPETAQGIFVNFHNVRESGRMRVPFGIAQIGKAFRNEIVKGNFIFRMVEFEQMEMQYFVKPGAQEEAFEAWREERFNWYVERLGIGQEKLHWYRHDKLAHYADLAYDIKFAFPFGIEEIEGIHSRTDFDLKQHQEFSGKNMEYIDQATNERYIPYVVETSAGCDRLFLALLCDAYNEDVVDGEQRVMLKFSPKIAPVKAAVLPLMKKGEMGEKAAGLRDALAGDFLVQYDDAGSIGKRYRRQDEIGTPFCVTVDHQTLEDETVTVRHRDTAAQERIGISKVKEFLYANLT; this comes from the coding sequence ATGAACATTCCAGATCAAGCACGGGTGGCGCACGCGACCCTGTCTCCCGATAAAGTCATGAGCAAACTGGTGTCGCTGGCCAAGCGGCGCGGCTTTATTTTTCCCTCTTCCGAAATCTACGGGGGCCTCTCGTCCTGCTTCGACTACGGGCCGCTCGGCAGCGAGATGAAAAAGAACGTCAAGGACCTCTGGTGGACCTCGATGACACGAAAGCATCAGAATATCGTCGGTATCGACGCGTCGATCATGATGAACCCCACCGTCTGGGAAGCATCGGGGCATGTGTCGAGTTTCAACGACCCGATGATCGACGACCGCACGACCAAAAGGCGCTACCGTGCCGACCACCTGATCGAAAACCATATCGAGAAACTGAGAAGAGACGGCAGGGAAGAGGATGCGCACAGGGTCGGCGCCAGCTACGAGCGGGCGTCCGAAGCCGAAAACCAGAACCGTGCGTTCTACGATATCATCATTACCGAGGAAATCAAGGCGCCCGACACCGGTTCTTCCGACTGGACGGAAGTCCGTCAGTTCAACCTGATGTTCCAGTGCAACATGGGGGCACTCGCCGATGCATCGGGCATCGTCTATCTCCGGCCCGAAACGGCGCAGGGAATCTTCGTGAATTTCCACAACGTCCGCGAATCGGGCCGCATGCGCGTCCCGTTCGGCATTGCCCAGATCGGCAAGGCTTTCCGCAACGAGATCGTGAAGGGAAACTTCATCTTCCGCATGGTCGAGTTCGAACAGATGGAGATGCAGTATTTCGTCAAACCGGGCGCCCAGGAGGAAGCCTTCGAAGCGTGGCGCGAGGAGCGATTCAACTGGTATGTCGAGCGCCTGGGAATAGGTCAGGAAAAACTGCACTGGTACCGTCACGACAAGCTCGCCCATTACGCTGATCTCGCCTACGACATTAAATTCGCCTTTCCTTTCGGAATAGAGGAGATTGAAGGTATCCACTCGAGGACCGATTTCGACCTGAAGCAGCACCAGGAGTTCTCGGGCAAGAACATGGAGTACATAGACCAGGCAACCAACGAACGCTACATTCCCTATGTCGTGGAGACCTCGGCCGGCTGCGACCGCCTCTTTCTCGCGTTGCTCTGCGACGCTTATAACGAGGACGTGGTCGACGGCGAACAGCGAGTCATGCTGAAATTCTCGCCGAAAATCGCACCGGTCAAGGCCGCCGTGCTTCCGCTCATGAAGAAGGGTGAAATGGGAGAAAAGGCCGCGGGATTACGCGATGCTCTGGCGGGTGATTTTCTCGTCCAGTACGACGACGCCGGCTCGATCGGCAAGCGGTACCGTCGTCAGGATGAAATCGGCACGCCTTTCTGCGTCACGGTCGACCACCAGACCCTGGAAGACGAAACCGTAACGGTCCGCCACCGCGACACGGCGGCGCAGGAAAGAATCGGGATATCGAAAGTCAAGGAGTTTCTCTACGCCAACTTGACATGA
- a CDS encoding rhodanese-like domain-containing protein — translation MLRYSDLIADSLSRVREIMPWDLVERIECNRDIFILDVREPAEFKAMHIPGSVNVPRGVLEPACEWDFEETVPELVRARDREVVVVCRSGRRSVLAADTMQRLGYRDVRSLKTGLRGWNDYEEPLENGSGESVPAEDADNFFLSNVRPDQKAAARIA, via the coding sequence ATGCTTCGATACAGTGATCTGATCGCCGACAGCCTGTCGCGTGTTCGTGAAATAATGCCGTGGGACCTCGTCGAACGCATCGAATGTAACCGTGATATTTTCATTCTCGACGTGCGCGAGCCCGCCGAGTTCAAGGCGATGCATATCCCCGGTTCCGTCAACGTGCCGAGAGGCGTTCTCGAGCCTGCATGCGAATGGGATTTCGAGGAAACGGTGCCGGAGCTGGTCCGGGCGCGTGACAGGGAAGTTGTGGTGGTTTGCCGGTCGGGGCGGCGCAGTGTTCTGGCCGCCGATACCATGCAGCGTCTCGGCTACCGTGACGTGCGTTCGCTGAAAACCGGTCTCAGAGGGTGGAACGATTACGAGGAGCCTCTGGAAAACGGCTCCGGAGAGTCGGTTCCGGCAGAGGATGCAGACAATTTTTTTCTTTCAAATGTCCGTCCGGACCAGAAAGCCGCTGCGCGGATCGCCTGA
- a CDS encoding sulfurtransferase TusA family protein: protein MSEIKNDMELNCEGMNCPLPILKTKKTIDGMQSGQVLKMTATDPGSVNDMDSWARRTGNEVVEHTESGGVHTYMIRKK, encoded by the coding sequence ATGAGCGAGATCAAGAACGACATGGAGCTGAACTGCGAGGGCATGAACTGCCCCCTCCCCATTCTTAAGACCAAGAAAACCATCGACGGCATGCAGAGCGGTCAGGTTCTCAAGATGACCGCGACCGATCCAGGGTCGGTCAACGACATGGATTCCTGGGCGAGGCGCACCGGCAACGAGGTTGTCGAGCACACCGAGTCAGGCGGAGTGCATACCTATATGATCCGAAAAAAATAA
- a CDS encoding cobyrinate a,c-diamide synthase has translation MRKAPVPRLMISAASKSSGKTTVSLGLLRHFSSLGERMTSFKKGPDYIDPMWHRRAGSCECRNLDAWMMGKDACRRSFVFSALDSGGIALVEGNHGLHDGLAVDGSDSSAGMAELLDLPVLLVVDSRRMNRGVAAQVLGMQLMPPKVRIAGVILNHVASSRQESKQRHAIETYCGVPVLGALPAEEGLRMPERHLGLVTVDEALDAEGFIGRAAEMVSRHCDTQTIRRLFDEASPLDIPFQEELFSAPVAQGVNIGVFRDAAFCFYYPENIEALRARGAEPVFIDTFRSRSLPDIDGLYLGGGFPESFFPELSSRTALHGAVREKVEGGMPVWAECGGLVYLSRSAVRDGKRWPMAGVLPLDVEYGRRPVGCGYVELESIGDSPWFAAGEKVRAHEFHYSGPAPGKVPPELQFSVAKGYGFDGKADGIVYRNLFASYAHLHATSTPGWAERFVALAQAYRNRGRIAVE, from the coding sequence ATGCGGAAAGCGCCGGTGCCGAGGCTGATGATATCGGCCGCATCGAAGAGTTCGGGGAAGACCACGGTAAGCCTCGGTCTTCTCCGTCATTTTTCTTCGCTCGGAGAGCGGATGACGAGTTTCAAGAAGGGGCCGGACTACATCGATCCCATGTGGCACCGCAGGGCTGGTTCCTGCGAGTGCCGAAACCTCGACGCATGGATGATGGGCAAGGATGCGTGTCGGCGTTCGTTCGTATTCTCGGCGCTCGACTCTGGCGGCATTGCGCTCGTCGAAGGCAATCACGGTCTGCATGACGGCTTGGCCGTCGACGGTTCAGACAGCAGCGCGGGCATGGCCGAACTCCTGGATTTGCCGGTTCTGCTGGTTGTCGACAGCCGCAGGATGAACCGGGGCGTAGCCGCGCAGGTGCTCGGCATGCAGTTGATGCCGCCGAAAGTTCGCATCGCCGGCGTGATTCTCAATCATGTCGCCAGTTCCCGACAGGAGAGCAAGCAGCGGCATGCGATCGAAACCTACTGCGGCGTGCCCGTGCTGGGAGCCCTGCCTGCTGAAGAGGGGCTGCGCATGCCCGAAAGGCATCTCGGTCTTGTCACGGTTGACGAGGCCCTCGATGCCGAGGGATTCATCGGCAGGGCGGCAGAAATGGTGTCGCGGCACTGTGATACGCAAACCATCCGCAGGCTGTTCGACGAAGCGTCCCCGCTCGATATTCCCTTTCAGGAGGAGCTTTTTTCGGCTCCGGTTGCGCAAGGAGTGAACATAGGGGTTTTTCGCGATGCGGCATTCTGCTTCTATTACCCTGAAAACATCGAGGCGCTTCGCGCCAGGGGAGCCGAACCCGTCTTTATCGACACGTTCCGCTCGCGGTCGCTTCCCGATATCGACGGGCTCTACCTCGGCGGCGGTTTTCCCGAATCGTTTTTTCCCGAACTGAGTTCACGGACCGCCCTGCACGGGGCGGTTCGCGAGAAAGTCGAGGGAGGCATGCCCGTCTGGGCAGAGTGCGGCGGACTTGTCTATCTCTCCAGAAGTGCGGTGAGGGACGGAAAGCGGTGGCCCATGGCGGGCGTGCTGCCTCTTGACGTAGAGTATGGGCGGCGGCCGGTCGGGTGCGGCTACGTCGAGCTTGAAAGCATCGGCGACTCGCCCTGGTTTGCCGCGGGGGAGAAGGTACGGGCTCATGAGTTTCATTATTCCGGGCCGGCGCCGGGTAAGGTCCCGCCTGAATTGCAGTTTTCCGTTGCGAAGGGGTACGGTTTCGACGGCAAGGCCGACGGTATTGTCTATCGCAATCTTTTCGCCTCGTATGCGCATCTGCACGCGACCTCCACGCCGGGATGGGCGGAACGGTTCGTCGCTCTTGCACAGGCTTATCGCAACCGGGGAAGGATTGCCGTGGAGTGA
- a CDS encoding TusE/DsrC/DsvC family sulfur relay protein, which translates to MPIEVNGVSYETDENGYLVNLDDWNEDVAVKLAEGEGVEMSENEWQIVNFLRKYYDEYQIAPAVKVLTKAIAKENGMDKKEASEFLYGMFPKGPALQACKIAGLPKPTGCV; encoded by the coding sequence ATGCCTATCGAAGTCAACGGTGTCAGCTACGAGACTGACGAAAACGGCTACCTTGTCAACCTCGACGACTGGAACGAGGATGTGGCTGTCAAGCTTGCGGAGGGAGAAGGTGTAGAAATGAGCGAGAACGAATGGCAGATCGTCAACTTTCTGAGGAAGTACTACGACGAGTACCAGATCGCGCCGGCGGTAAAGGTGCTGACCAAGGCCATCGCCAAGGAAAACGGCATGGACAAGAAGGAGGCTTCCGAATTTCTTTACGGCATGTTTCCCAAGGGGCCGGCCCTCCAGGCGTGCAAGATCGCCGGGCTCCCGAAACCTACCGGTTGCGTCTAA
- the dsrA gene encoding dissimilatory-type sulfite reductase subunit alpha has translation MEGANEGALKGACHCEGCGSGGNGEGKFLNPTPMLDQLECGPWPSFITGFKELAQRTEKPMLRGVLDQLEYSYNTRMGYWKGGLVTVDGYGAGIITRYSMIKDKFPEAAEFHTMRIQPAPGLHYNTKMLRELCDIWEKYGSGIITLHGQTGDIMLQGIEQDKVQECFDELNKKGWDLGGAGAGMRTGVSCIGPGRCDNACYDNLKLHLKALKHFVGQVHRPEWNYKLKFKFSGCPNDCTNAIMRSDLAVIGTWRDAIQVDRDEVRAWVDEKGVEALVNNVINHCPTKAISLRDSEMEIEARDCVRCMHCINVMPKALSPGRERGISLLMGGKNTLKVGVNMGSMIVPFMKMESDEDIGEFLDLIEEIIDWWDDNGLDHERIGETIERVGLKQFIEGAGLETDINMVSRPRDNPYFKAKY, from the coding sequence ATGGAAGGTGCTAATGAAGGTGCCCTGAAAGGGGCTTGCCATTGCGAGGGGTGCGGTTCCGGAGGGAACGGCGAGGGGAAGTTCCTGAATCCCACGCCTATGCTCGACCAGTTGGAGTGCGGTCCCTGGCCGAGCTTCATAACCGGCTTCAAGGAGCTGGCCCAGAGAACGGAAAAACCTATGCTGCGCGGCGTGCTCGATCAGCTCGAATACTCCTACAATACCAGGATGGGATACTGGAAGGGCGGGCTGGTTACCGTGGACGGTTACGGCGCCGGGATCATTACCCGCTACTCGATGATCAAGGACAAGTTCCCCGAGGCGGCGGAATTTCACACCATGCGCATTCAGCCGGCGCCGGGACTGCATTACAATACGAAGATGTTGCGCGAGCTGTGCGACATATGGGAGAAATACGGCAGCGGCATCATTACCCTGCACGGCCAGACGGGCGACATCATGCTGCAGGGGATCGAGCAGGACAAGGTGCAGGAGTGTTTCGACGAGCTCAACAAGAAGGGTTGGGATCTCGGCGGGGCGGGCGCGGGCATGCGCACGGGTGTTTCCTGTATCGGCCCCGGGAGATGCGACAACGCCTGCTATGACAATCTCAAGCTGCATCTCAAGGCATTGAAGCATTTCGTCGGTCAGGTGCACCGTCCAGAATGGAACTACAAGCTCAAATTCAAGTTCTCCGGTTGTCCCAACGACTGTACGAACGCCATCATGCGGTCGGATCTCGCGGTCATCGGGACCTGGCGTGACGCGATACAGGTCGATCGTGACGAAGTGAGGGCGTGGGTCGACGAAAAAGGGGTCGAGGCGCTGGTCAACAATGTCATCAATCACTGTCCGACGAAGGCGATTTCGCTCAGGGACAGTGAAATGGAGATCGAGGCGCGCGACTGCGTGCGGTGCATGCACTGTATCAACGTCATGCCCAAGGCGCTTTCTCCCGGCAGGGAAAGGGGGATTTCGCTGCTCATGGGTGGAAAGAATACGCTCAAGGTGGGTGTCAACATGGGATCGATGATCGTGCCGTTCATGAAGATGGAGAGCGACGAGGATATCGGGGAGTTCCTCGATCTGATCGAGGAGATTATCGACTGGTGGGACGACAACGGTCTCGACCACGAGCGTATCGGGGAGACCATCGAGCGAGTCGGCCTCAAGCAGTTCATCGAGGGCGCCGGTCTGGAGACCGATATCAACATGGTGTCACGCCCGCGCGACAATCCCTACTTCAAGGCTAAGTACTGA
- the dsrB gene encoding dissimilatory-type sulfite reductase subunit beta, whose product MSSPERTWKTIESGPHPYEEALHPVVRKNYGKWKYHEIPKPGVLKHVAESGDAIYTVRAGTQRQDTVDTVRTLCDIADKYTDGYLRFTVRNNVEFITPNEENVEPMISELESLGFPVGGTGMCVSSVAHTQGWLHCDIPATDASGVVKSMMDAVYNEFKDMRMPNKVRLSTSCCSINCGGQADIAVVVKHTRPPRINHEHLSQICELPKAVARCPVAAIRPTVVNGQKSLMVDEAKCICCGACFGACPAMEINHPEHSKFAIWVGGKNSNARSKPSTMSIVAHNLPNNPPRWPEVTDVIGRILGAYKEGGRPWERVGEWINRIGWKRFFDETGLVFDEDMIDSYRHARTTFNQSAHVRF is encoded by the coding sequence ATGAGCAGTCCAGAAAGAACGTGGAAGACGATCGAGTCGGGCCCTCACCCCTACGAGGAGGCGTTGCACCCGGTCGTGAGGAAAAATTACGGGAAATGGAAATACCATGAAATACCCAAACCAGGCGTGCTGAAGCACGTCGCCGAAAGCGGTGACGCCATCTATACCGTCCGTGCGGGCACGCAGCGTCAGGATACCGTGGATACAGTGCGCACCCTTTGCGATATTGCCGACAAGTATACCGACGGTTATCTTCGCTTCACCGTGCGCAACAATGTAGAATTCATTACGCCGAACGAAGAGAACGTGGAGCCGATGATCAGCGAACTCGAGTCGCTCGGTTTTCCGGTCGGCGGAACCGGCATGTGCGTTTCATCGGTTGCCCATACCCAGGGTTGGCTGCATTGCGACATCCCGGCTACCGATGCGTCGGGCGTCGTCAAATCGATGATGGACGCAGTGTACAATGAGTTCAAGGATATGCGGATGCCGAACAAGGTGCGGTTGTCCACCTCCTGCTGCTCGATCAACTGCGGCGGTCAGGCGGACATTGCCGTGGTGGTCAAGCATACCCGCCCGCCACGTATCAACCACGAGCATTTGTCGCAGATATGCGAATTGCCGAAAGCCGTTGCACGCTGTCCCGTTGCCGCGATTCGTCCCACGGTTGTCAACGGCCAGAAATCCCTGATGGTCGACGAGGCAAAATGCATCTGCTGCGGCGCCTGTTTTGGCGCGTGCCCGGCGATGGAGATCAACCATCCGGAGCATTCGAAGTTCGCCATCTGGGTCGGAGGCAAGAACAGCAACGCCCGCTCCAAGCCCTCAACCATGAGCATCGTGGCGCACAATCTTCCGAACAATCCGCCCCGCTGGCCGGAGGTTACCGACGTGATCGGCCGTATCCTCGGCGCATACAAGGAAGGCGGTCGTCCATGGGAGCGAGTGGGCGAATGGATCAACCGCATCGGCTGGAAGCGTTTCTTCGACGAAACCGGTCTGGTCTTCGACGAGGACATGATCGACAGCTACCGTCATGCAAGAACCACGTTCAACCAGTCGGCGCATGTGCGTTTTTAA
- a CDS encoding NAD(P)-binding protein: MKAESNPILDFATEYVFPEFSELTGTDKIVAFGDHSHKCPVYVRQTPPCSAECPAGEDIRGINRYLNGTDPSDDPMKAAWETAVDMNPFPAVMGRICPHPCQGACNRGVHDESVAINAVEHAIGNYGIEQGLALPGPGPDTGKRVAVIGGGPAGLSAAYQLRRRGHAVTIYDANEKLGGMVLYGIMGYRVDRRILETEIGRILDLGVETRMGVRIGSDVTLEQLESEYDAVFIGVGAQVGRGLPVPGFEETPGVTNAIDFLRNYEVMGDDIPIGRHVVVIGDGNVAMDVARLALRLGSKATVVSGVPREDMACFENEFEDAMREGAQMHYLAGTVAVLPNGNGVDGLRCSRMTKKEKGEEGWNSAIPFLRYKPTGETFDIEADMVVAAIGQTADMQGFESVQNGAPWLRVDRHFRIPGREKLFGGGDAIKVDLITTAVGHGRKAALSIDAFLHGEPMPEQGYREVTKVQKQDVLYFLHDPQAKRETVEPVEVVGNHDELLLPLSAEETLAESERCMSCGLCFDCKQCVSFCPQEAVSRFRDNPPGEKVYTDYSKCVGCHICSLVCPSGYIQMGMGEGL; the protein is encoded by the coding sequence ATGAAGGCAGAATCAAATCCGATCCTCGATTTTGCGACTGAGTACGTTTTTCCCGAGTTCAGCGAACTGACGGGAACTGACAAGATTGTCGCTTTCGGGGACCACAGTCACAAGTGCCCGGTCTATGTCCGCCAGACGCCTCCCTGTTCGGCCGAATGTCCGGCCGGCGAGGATATTCGCGGGATCAACCGATACCTGAACGGTACCGATCCGTCAGACGACCCTATGAAAGCCGCCTGGGAGACGGCCGTGGACATGAATCCTTTCCCGGCCGTCATGGGGAGAATCTGTCCCCATCCCTGCCAGGGAGCGTGCAACAGAGGCGTTCATGATGAAAGCGTCGCCATCAACGCAGTCGAGCACGCGATCGGAAACTATGGCATCGAGCAGGGTCTGGCGCTGCCCGGACCCGGCCCGGACACCGGCAAGAGGGTCGCCGTCATCGGCGGCGGCCCCGCAGGGCTTTCGGCGGCCTATCAGCTTCGGCGGAGAGGGCATGCCGTCACGATATACGACGCGAACGAGAAGCTCGGCGGCATGGTGCTCTACGGTATCATGGGATACCGCGTGGACCGCAGGATTCTGGAAACCGAGATAGGCCGGATTCTCGATCTCGGGGTCGAGACCAGGATGGGCGTGCGCATCGGTAGCGACGTGACGCTCGAGCAGCTCGAAAGCGAGTACGACGCGGTCTTCATCGGCGTCGGCGCACAGGTCGGCCGGGGGTTGCCTGTGCCGGGGTTCGAGGAAACGCCCGGAGTGACCAACGCGATCGATTTTCTTCGGAACTACGAGGTCATGGGCGACGACATTCCCATAGGCAGGCACGTGGTCGTTATCGGTGACGGCAATGTCGCCATGGATGTTGCAAGGCTCGCGCTCAGGCTGGGGTCGAAAGCCACGGTGGTTTCGGGCGTGCCGCGCGAGGACATGGCCTGTTTCGAGAACGAGTTCGAAGACGCCATGCGCGAGGGGGCGCAGATGCACTATCTTGCCGGAACGGTGGCGGTTCTCCCGAACGGAAACGGCGTCGACGGCTTGCGCTGCTCCCGCATGACGAAAAAGGAGAAAGGCGAGGAGGGTTGGAATTCCGCTATCCCGTTCCTTCGCTACAAACCGACAGGCGAGACGTTCGATATCGAGGCCGACATGGTTGTCGCCGCTATCGGCCAGACAGCCGACATGCAGGGATTCGAAAGCGTGCAGAACGGCGCGCCGTGGCTAAGGGTCGATCGTCATTTCCGTATACCCGGTCGGGAAAAGCTGTTCGGCGGAGGAGACGCCATCAAGGTCGATCTCATCACGACGGCTGTTGGGCACGGGCGCAAGGCGGCCTTGTCGATCGATGCTTTTCTGCATGGGGAGCCGATGCCCGAGCAGGGGTATCGAGAAGTGACGAAGGTCCAGAAGCAGGATGTGCTCTACTTCCTTCATGATCCGCAGGCGAAACGCGAAACCGTCGAACCGGTCGAAGTGGTCGGGAACCATGACGAGCTGCTGCTGCCGCTTTCAGCCGAGGAAACGCTCGCCGAGTCCGAACGCTGCATGAGCTGCGGGCTCTGTTTCGACTGCAAGCAATGCGTTTCTTTCTGTCCCCAGGAGGCGGTTTCCCGGTTTCGCGACAATCCGCCCGGCGAAAAGGTCTATACCGATTATTCGAAATGCGTCGGCTGCCACATATGTTCCCTGGTCTGTCCATCGGGCTATATCCAGATGGGCATGGGCGAGGGTTTATAG
- the tusD gene encoding sulfurtransferase complex subunit TusD: MNIGILLKEGPYNHQASDTAYNFAEAAIARGHRIDAVFLYNDGVTNVSRLSDPPQDDRHVANRWSELAEKHGFKVLACIAASKRRGINDDILTKGSEITGLGTLTDIAIRNDRLVTFGD; encoded by the coding sequence GTGAACATAGGAATACTTCTCAAGGAAGGGCCGTACAACCACCAGGCGTCCGATACGGCCTATAATTTCGCTGAAGCGGCCATCGCGAGAGGGCACAGGATCGATGCCGTTTTTCTCTATAACGACGGAGTGACAAACGTCTCCCGGCTATCGGACCCCCCGCAGGACGACCGGCATGTAGCCAACCGGTGGAGCGAGCTTGCCGAGAAGCACGGTTTCAAGGTGCTTGCCTGCATCGCGGCATCCAAGCGCAGGGGGATCAACGACGACATTCTGACGAAGGGCTCCGAGATCACCGGTCTCGGTACCCTGACCGACATCGCAATCCGTAACGACAGACTGGTAACCTTCGGAGACTGA